The genome window AATGACGCGTCCGCCCGGCAAGAGCGATTGATGGATTTGAAACCCGAATTTGATACGCTCTTCAACTCGGTCATCAACGAGAAGGTGCAACTGGATTGGCCGGCTGCGAAGCGTGGTTTGAGGATTTTACCACTCTTAAAGTTAGCACTACTCGATTCCTTAACAATGCGACGTGTATAAAGGCAGATTTAAGCAGCGGGACGCGGAGCGGGACGATGAGGATCGAAAACACCCGCAATTTGGATCCCTATCTCGTAGAAGATAACGAGGGGGATCGCGACGATGAGCTGACTCACGACGTCGGGCGGCGTAAAGAACGCGGCAAGGACGAACATGATCACATAGATGTATCGTCGGTATTCCTTCAGCGTCTCGAGCGGGACGAGTCCGACGCGAACAAGAACGATGAGAAGAAGCGGAACTTCAAACGCGACGCCCAGTACGAGCGTTATTATGATGACGAACGATATGAATTCGTATATCGAATACGTGGCGGTAACGCCACTCGCCGCTGACATAATGTGAAGATACGTGAGGACTATCGGCAGCATGAGAAAGTAGGAGTAGCTTATTCCCAAAACGAAGAGAGAGACGGCGGTGATCACCAATATAATGAAGTGCGACTTCTTCATTGGATTCTTTATGCCAAACCGCACCTTCAACATCTTGTAGACGTAGTGGAACACAAGCGGAATGACCAGTATGACGCCGATGACCAGCGCCATCTTCAATTTCAGCATGATCACCTCCACGGGCGATATATAGATGAGCGTTGCACCTTTGGGGAGGAGATCTTGCTTCATTCGCTCTAATACGGGATCCAAGAATTGAAAAGAGATCATAAACCCACCGAGAAAAACGACGGCAATGGGTATGAGCTTTTTCTTTATCGCTGCCGTTATATATCCTAACTCCTCACTGATACTCGCCATCGTCTCGTGCTCCTATTACTATGAATGGAGAAATGATAAAATACCAAGCTAAAACCGAA of Methanomicrobia archaeon contains these proteins:
- a CDS encoding preprotein translocase subunit TatC; the encoded protein is MASISEELGYITAAIKKKLIPIAVVFLGGFMISFQFLDPVLERMKQDLLPKGATLIYISPVEVIMLKLKMALVIGVILVIPLVFHYVYKMLKVRFGIKNPMKKSHFIILVITAVSLFVLGISYSYFLMLPIVLTYLHIMSAASGVTATYSIYEFISFVIIITLVLGVAFEVPLLLIVLVRVGLVPLETLKEYRRYIYVIMFVLAAFFTPPDVVSQLIVAIPLVIFYEIGIQIAGVFDPHRPAPRPAA